In Quercus robur chromosome 10, dhQueRobu3.1, whole genome shotgun sequence, a genomic segment contains:
- the LOC126703588 gene encoding uncharacterized protein LOC126703588 isoform X2: MGRKAGSLYINPKKFSSLHKPCMKEMITFLNCLAVNNNSNDKCVRHKELLSACMDSQATNKRKSWGSINYHLQRLSRGRK; the protein is encoded by the exons ATGGGTCGGAAAGCTGGTTCGCTTTATATCAACCCAAAGAAATTTAGCTCTCTTCACAAACCTTGCATGAAGGAAATGATTACATTTCTCAACTGCTTGGCTGTCAACAACAACAGTAATGATAAGTGTGTCCGGCATAAGGAACTTTTGAGTGCCTGTATGGACTCTCAG GCAACCAATAAAAGAAAGTCTTGGGGAAGCATTAATTACCACCTGCAGAGGCTTAGCAGAGGAAGAAAGTAG
- the LOC126703588 gene encoding uncharacterized protein LOC126703588 isoform X1: MTGKFKYRIMGRKAGSLYINPKKFSSLHKPCMKEMITFLNCLAVNNNSNDKCVRHKELLSACMDSQATNKRKSWGSINYHLQRLSRGRK; encoded by the exons ATGACAGGCAAG TTTAAGTATAGGATAATGGGTCGGAAAGCTGGTTCGCTTTATATCAACCCAAAGAAATTTAGCTCTCTTCACAAACCTTGCATGAAGGAAATGATTACATTTCTCAACTGCTTGGCTGTCAACAACAACAGTAATGATAAGTGTGTCCGGCATAAGGAACTTTTGAGTGCCTGTATGGACTCTCAG GCAACCAATAAAAGAAAGTCTTGGGGAAGCATTAATTACCACCTGCAGAGGCTTAGCAGAGGAAGAAAGTAG